A genomic window from Brassica oleracea var. oleracea cultivar TO1000 chromosome C8, BOL, whole genome shotgun sequence includes:
- the LOC106309552 gene encoding uncharacterized protein LOC106309552 — translation MEITPKRYWRRWRGYEKLDGSSTVGRRNAKRAKMDPTSKKRSWRIKIMPKLRILRRASPKKLLVWLRDSYVNIMMRLANSRAVGPSAYGGSSFGSGQMKEYDEKVLVEIYKSILMAKAQGNLVQRDTASKLPSGPAVVSVSPVVK, via the coding sequence ATGGAGATAACGCCAAAGAGGTATTGGCGGAGGTGGAGAGGATACGAGAAGCTTGATGGGTCATCAACGGTGGGAAGAAGGAATGCAAAACGGGCCAAAATGGATCCGACCAGCAAGAAACGCTCATGGAGGATCAAGATTATGCCTAAACTGAGGATCCTCAGAAGAGCGTCCCCTAAGAAGCTTCTCGTTTGGTTACGCGATTCGTATGTTAATATAATGATGCGGCTGGCGAATTCACGGGCCGTCGGACCTTCTGCATACGGTGGATCCAGTTTTGGGTCAGGTCAGATGAAGGAGTATGATGAGAAAGTGCTTGTGGAGATATACAAGTCCATATTGATGGCGAAGGCGCAGGGGAATCTCGTGCAACGCGACACGGCTAGCAAGCTTCCTTCTGGACCAGCTGTTGTATCTGTCTCTCCTGTTGTTAAGTAA